One window from the genome of Hydra vulgaris chromosome 02, alternate assembly HydraT2T_AEP encodes:
- the LOC100209011 gene encoding adhesion G protein-coupled receptor B1 → MFFNSTLFKNYTALLRNGRRQKMFLFVFLLIGARVDVICSMEIQTNNASDSSSCDGKNTYDPKEYFQRSDCFTDLCSNSLLKILETYIFCNDWSTPKQPQMIAQNVADYLLKLAVFLTGNLSVVDSEAKKSWSYTSIFLISEYGYLNKKLMQSWNPVVFDFDNSVSYELPPTQLENDKTPFQITVFNTNIVKAGDNAIFKIDRSALRQTLQKLGDPDILPENGVEYLLNSKIIFISLYRIEKINTEFSSMKFTLVDSKTMINHRCVKLVDGLGTGSWTDGGCYLSYTDTTTVKCRCDVIEGTFAIVSQKIVMISTDEKIKRDIITDGLSIVCYIGIGTSLLSILYPYAMRCTNFSGMILIYRYCDFIHAMEFVLILVGIQLSEDAESSNSISTIINFLHHSVMTWFVCEGLYLIHGITPLYDEKIGASFFYSTLAFGIPAALAASVAGYDYSYKGVTQFLWPYPSSTVDIGYFILPTIIIMIIIVITNVILIYDLSCWIGSHEDYLYVRSKVFVIRSIGFTLVFPITHVFGIISMKLGETGSYPYLFIGFVAIQVIQMFYFHVINNFEVRAFQKLKEEVENATEEKDVGNFRDKEQVSFRSKIPDSNFLLREVYDEEEEPKRSDTPSSTGSQTYLFSKGSTKKISL, encoded by the exons atgttttttaattcaactttatttaaaaattacacagCTCTTTTAAGAAACGGAAGaagacaaaaaatgtttttatttgtttttctactAATTGGTGCCCGAGTCGATGTAATTTGTTCAATGGAAATCCAAACAAATAATGCAAGCGATTCTTCCTCGTGTGATGGAAAAAATACATATGATCCCAAAGAATATTTTCAACGTTCAGATTGTTTTACAGACTTATGTTCAAATTctcttctaaaaatattggagaCTTATATTTTCTGCAATGATTGGAGTACACCCAAACAACCTCAAATGATCGCACAAAACGTGGCTgactatttattaaaacttgccGTTTTTTTAACTGGAAATTTATCTGTGGTTGACTCAGAAGCAAAAAAATCATGGAGTTAtacctcaatatttttaattagcgAGTATgggtatttaaataaaaagttaatgcaATCATGGAATCcagttgtttttgattttgataactCTGTCAGCTACGAGTTACCTCCGACACAGTTAGAAAATGATAAAACTCCGTTTCAGATTACTGTTTTCAATACAAATATTGTTAAAGCGGGAGAtaatgctatttttaaaattgataggTCGGCATTGCGGCAAACATTGCAAAAACTCGGAGATCCGGATATTTTACCTGAAAACGGAGTTGAATACCTCTTGAAttcgaaaataatttttatttcactttacCGAATCGAAAAAATAAACACTGAATTCTCATCCATGAAATTTACTTTAGTAGATTCTAAAACAATGATAAACCACCGATGCGTTAAACTAGTAGACGGACTTGGCACAGGTTCCTGGACTGATGGCGGTTGTTATTTGAGTTATACTGACACTACAACGGTAAAATGCAGGTGTGACGTAATAGAAGGAACTTTTGCCATTGTCTCTCAGAAAATTGTAATGATTTCAACagatgaaaaaataaagcgTGACATTATCACAGACGGACTCTCAATTGTTTGTTACATTGGTATTGGTACATCGTTGTTGTCAATTTTGTATCCTTACGCAATGCGATGTACAAATTTTTCTGGAATGATCCTAATTTATCGTTATTGTGACTTTATTCATGCTATGGAGTTTGTTTTGATATTGGTAGGTATACAGTTAAGTGAAGATGCTGAATCATCAAATTCCATTAGCACAATAATTAATTTCTTGCATCATAGTGTTATGACATGGTTTGTTTGTGAAG GTTTGTATTTGATTCATGGGATTACTCCTTTATATGATGAAAAGATTGgagcatcttttttttattcaacattaGCGTTTGGTATACCCGCAGCGTTAGCAGCGTCTGTAGCTGGCTATGATTATTCATACAAAGGGGTTACTCAGTTCTTATGGCCATACCCCAGTTCAACTGTAGATATCGGATATTTTATTCTTCCAACTATaattattatgataataatagttataacaaaTGTCATTTTAATTTACGATTTATCTTGTTGGATCGGAAGCCATGAAGATTATTTATACGTCCGCTCGAAAGTTTTTGTAATTAGAAGTATTGGGTTTACTCTAGTTTTTCCAATAACTCACGTgtttg gaataaTATCAATGAAACTTGGTGAAACGGGTTCTTATCCATACTTGTTTATTGGTTTTGTTGCTATCCAAGTaattcaaatgttttattttcatgttATAAACAACTTTGAAGTTCGtgcatttcaaaaattaaaagaagaagttGAAAATGCAACAGAAGAGAAAGATGTAGGTAATTTTAGAGATAAAGAACAAGTAAGTTTTAGAAGCAAGATTCCTGATTCAAACTTTTTGTTGAGGGAAGTGTACGATGAAGAAGAAGAACCAAAAAGAAGTGATACCCCATCATCAACTGGTTCACAAACGTACCTTTTTAGCAAAggttcaactaaaaaaatatctttataa